A window of the Myxocyprinus asiaticus isolate MX2 ecotype Aquarium Trade chromosome 11, UBuf_Myxa_2, whole genome shotgun sequence genome harbors these coding sequences:
- the si:dkey-61p9.7 gene encoding uncharacterized protein si:dkey-61p9.7: MTVEVTAEMGSSGALTKDITNPCRESELRKMYAKLRVSVFSEYMMEIREIINRRNCCTEKKGSSNVKGNVYQQCSQLSFLHHYHELGYCEPDPLSKLADKCYYVGCLMALHNPPLQLDWESKDRN, translated from the exons ATGACAGTAGAGGTGACTGCTGAAATGGGAAGCTCTGGAGCTTTAACTAAAGATATAACTAATCCTTGCAGAGAATCTGAGCTAAGGAAGATGTATGCAAAATTAAGAGTAAGTGTGTTCTCAGAATATATGATGGAAATAAGAGAGATCATCAACCGAAGAAATTGCTGCACAGAAAAAAAGGGTAGCAGCAATGTTAAAGGTAATGTCTATCAACAGTGTTCACAGTTATCATTCCTACACCATTATcat GAACTTGGATACTGTGAGCCTGATCCTCTGTCTAAATTGGCTGATAAGTGTTACTACGTCGGCTGTCTGATGGCTTTACATAATCCACCTTTGCAGCTTGACTGGGAGAGCAAAGATAGAAATTAG